One Lentisphaera araneosa HTCC2155 genomic region harbors:
- a CDS encoding 5-oxoprolinase subunit B family protein yields MSIKREYKCHQLGDSCLIFVFFDSISEDNSQFILSLFRSLQNEKGFLDLVPAYCDIAIHYDPLGNEAQEIRLIVDKHLENLELKQDFLEKTHRLAVVYDGQDLARVADLTKLSTNEIIHRHSQAQYTVAMIGFLPHFPYLIGLDPSLHVPRLETPRERVPEGSVAIGGEQTGVYHEASPGGWNLIGRMNPEHLQLLEPGDKVEFFEVKNEDQL; encoded by the coding sequence ATGTCAATTAAGCGAGAGTACAAATGCCATCAACTGGGTGACTCATGCTTAATTTTTGTTTTTTTTGACTCTATCTCTGAAGATAATAGTCAGTTCATTTTAAGCCTTTTTCGCTCTTTACAGAATGAAAAAGGCTTTTTAGATTTGGTGCCAGCTTACTGTGATATTGCGATTCATTATGATCCTTTAGGCAATGAGGCGCAAGAGATTCGTTTGATAGTGGATAAACACTTAGAAAATTTAGAATTGAAGCAGGATTTTTTAGAGAAGACACACCGATTAGCAGTTGTCTATGATGGTCAAGATCTCGCTAGGGTAGCGGACTTAACAAAATTGAGTACGAATGAAATCATTCATCGACATAGTCAGGCTCAATATACAGTAGCAATGATAGGGTTTTTGCCGCATTTCCCTTATTTGATTGGTTTAGATCCTTCCTTGCATGTTCCGCGTTTGGAAACGCCAAGAGAAAGAGTTCCAGAAGGTTCTGTGGCCATCGGAGGAGAACAAACCGGAGTGTACCATGAAGCATCACCTGGCGGCTGGAATTTAATTGGGCGCATGAACCCAGAGCATTTACAGCTCTTGGAGCCGGGAGATAAAGTTGAATTTTTTGAGGTTAAAAATGAAGATCAATTGTGA
- the asd gene encoding archaetidylserine decarboxylase (Phosphatidylserine decarboxylase is synthesized as a single chain precursor. Generation of the pyruvoyl active site from a Ser is coupled to cleavage of a Gly-Ser bond between the larger (beta) and smaller (alpha chains). It is an integral membrane protein.): MDRTLLTLLNLLPKNLLSRFVGFFANLAISKAFIPWFAKRYKIDLNEAEKDIADYPTLNQFFTRHLKAGVRPVHKLDDPSNVVSPVDGKIAQMGDIVNGSMIQAKGLDYQLNHLIGSTLEAEAYQDGYYMTIYLAPTDYHRMHHYATGIIQKMRVIPGRLFPVNVFAVNNVRNLFPINERIITYIENKFGQKSAIVKVGATIVGKIKLAYHKAESNKGLAMAKTFETPIEVQKGDELGYFAMGSTVVMLFEKDSFKVNETLKPGDAVRMGEDLGSFINPNIKSNKPAN, from the coding sequence ATGGACCGCACTTTACTTACTTTACTCAATTTATTACCCAAAAACCTTCTGAGTCGCTTCGTAGGCTTTTTCGCTAACTTAGCCATTAGTAAAGCCTTTATCCCCTGGTTTGCCAAACGCTACAAAATCGATCTTAACGAAGCTGAAAAAGATATTGCGGATTACCCCACTCTCAATCAATTTTTCACGCGCCACTTAAAAGCTGGTGTCCGCCCCGTTCACAAATTAGACGATCCGTCTAATGTCGTTAGCCCAGTGGATGGCAAAATTGCCCAGATGGGTGACATCGTCAACGGTTCCATGATCCAAGCCAAGGGCCTCGACTATCAACTCAACCATCTAATCGGCTCTACTTTAGAAGCCGAAGCCTATCAAGATGGTTACTATATGACGATTTACCTCGCGCCAACGGATTATCACCGTATGCATCACTACGCCACGGGAATCATCCAAAAAATGCGCGTCATTCCTGGCCGCCTCTTTCCAGTCAATGTTTTTGCAGTCAATAATGTGCGCAACCTCTTTCCGATTAACGAGCGTATTATCACTTATATAGAGAATAAATTCGGGCAAAAATCTGCCATTGTAAAAGTGGGCGCTACGATTGTAGGTAAAATTAAATTAGCTTATCACAAAGCCGAATCTAACAAAGGCTTGGCGATGGCAAAAACTTTCGAAACTCCCATTGAAGTTCAAAAAGGCGACGAACTCGGTTACTTCGCCATGGGCTCAACAGTGGTGATGCTTTTCGAAAAAGATTCTTTTAAAGTCAATGAGACGCTCAAGCCTGGTGATGCCGTACGCATGGGTGAAGATTTGGGTTCATTCATTAACCCAAACATCAAAAGTAATAAACCTGCCAATTAA
- a CDS encoding PH domain-containing protein, with the protein MGFFQGLFGNYSEVSLEELQKKHGAYLIEGEEIQTGFKLVRDTLIFTNLRILDFDTQGATGKKTRIHSIYLDTICEVSCETAGMGVDDSEITITYIRSPYRKANELLLGSKTFEFPKKFDVVALYVQLENMAHNNVKNLNA; encoded by the coding sequence ATGGGATTTTTTCAGGGCCTTTTTGGCAATTATTCAGAAGTTAGTTTAGAAGAGCTCCAAAAAAAGCACGGGGCTTACCTCATTGAAGGAGAAGAAATTCAAACTGGCTTCAAACTCGTTCGCGACACACTAATTTTTACTAATTTACGAATCTTGGACTTTGATACGCAAGGTGCCACAGGCAAGAAAACGCGCATCCACTCTATTTACTTAGACACCATTTGCGAAGTCAGCTGCGAAACGGCCGGCATGGGTGTGGATGATAGCGAAATCACCATCACTTATATTCGTTCCCCTTACCGTAAAGCCAACGAGCTCTTACTCGGCTCCAAAACCTTTGAGTTCCCAAAAAAATTCGACGTCGTTGCTCTTTACGTCCAGCTGGAAAACATGGCTCACAATAATGTTAAAAATCTTAATGCTTAG
- a CDS encoding esterase family protein, whose translation MKRAYHKWWTERLGRNMELLVFGHAGAKVLVFPTRMGRFYEYENLRIPQKLSDKINKGQLQLFCIDGIDSESLYCNWAHPTGRIQRHIAYEEYILNEVMPFMNSINSHECTISHGCSLGAFHAANIAFRHPHLFQKLAAFSGRYDVTLSVESFRDLFCGYYDDNIYFHNPTHYLPGLNCSQRLKDLRRMDMVFTIGKEDPFKENNEHLSHLLWQKGIKHQLHYWDDRAHSGYYWRRMAPLYI comes from the coding sequence ATGAAACGGGCATATCACAAATGGTGGACTGAACGACTTGGCAGGAATATGGAATTGTTAGTATTTGGCCACGCAGGTGCAAAAGTTCTTGTTTTCCCGACGCGAATGGGTCGCTTCTATGAATATGAAAATTTGCGCATACCTCAAAAATTAAGTGATAAAATTAATAAAGGCCAGCTCCAGCTTTTCTGCATTGACGGCATCGATAGTGAATCACTCTACTGCAACTGGGCTCACCCCACGGGAAGAATTCAAAGGCATATTGCCTATGAAGAGTATATCTTAAATGAAGTCATGCCCTTTATGAACAGCATCAACTCCCATGAATGCACCATTTCTCATGGTTGCAGCTTAGGGGCTTTCCATGCCGCAAATATCGCCTTCCGCCATCCTCACCTCTTTCAAAAACTAGCGGCATTTTCAGGACGTTATGACGTCACATTAAGTGTAGAAAGTTTTCGAGATTTATTTTGTGGTTACTACGATGATAACATTTACTTTCACAATCCCACACATTACCTCCCTGGTTTAAACTGTAGTCAAAGGCTCAAAGACTTGAGACGCATGGATATGGTTTTTACTATCGGCAAAGAAGATCCCTTCAAAGAAAACAACGAACATTTGAGTCACCTTCTCTGGCAAAAGGGGATCAAGCATCAACTTCATTACTGGGATGATCGAGCTCATAGTGGGTACTACTGGCGCCGTATGGCACCTCTCTACATTTAA
- a CDS encoding tetratricopeptide repeat protein: MPRWAIYLIFICFTIASYANETTFSFESDGDFEIEKIDHDKKIIILRKPNGELFEIPMDFKIKPPEFEKVIIPLDGASHRDHLAKRGEFKQELIREYQAKSIDPPELKKLVLIAIEDYTNRMAMIGDFPSYDYVKEQCREILKHRPKDPFTLAFTHNYLHQKINISNQSIKKYSPYVRAMFENWTSYHVKEMSTLSNTRKWLTELTDDPHQLRYAWWHLYDVIIDRRNDVENIKTLLKDNPKIHPWIMNMLKGQLNVKQAWDVRGSGYASTVKKEAWPIFHEHLNKAGEFYTKAFEINPKCPEAPQRMITIATAGQSEKTALEWFYEAVKIEFDYYPVYNTYIWAIQPRWGGSQAQLVQFGKACAATKRYDTQIPLMIWGTIRAIRKDYDNRKQAWAKIQEFNIVDITEEMLLGYYHAKNENIRFKKDPINFGDRYLELCIYTEQFNKIDKLEQMYSSENLDFGEAKTNIRDLKIFKSAAHIEHSEYSDKLKYIASQVLSDFSNTALSQIELEDLKTYLEELKTIQSNNSSIALKPVLDLLELRIKTEITLQNGEWVEIDFTKDLANLFTNNISSVQVIDKSSVIIDSIKASSFKYHRAMDSHFEIEYEVEHLDNYNQISMFTFVAVPEKHSNRVSVHIDGKKTLTGHEVPSKKIWTACFLPKAESYKMNIKLWEDTLQYDVNDGNYFDIIKIDLDKIKRFQIGASYNNYPKGKFKLSNLRFRIHKTQNPDLASNKKHREYLQTTKLLETNAAVNVYLGNKLEHQKKFTEAKTYFEKAYQLSPSEFNAYHLAIAYKNLDEYEDALPLFQKIISSKVQGVIIKRSIDYTVAILLKAPNNDLAEQLTKRLEDQLKKAKGGQVYNLKVNICKLAASMQNQNKVNQIISEIQQLKLNKGQKNKLKKLKKELQALRKTNFTKAA; this comes from the coding sequence ATGCCGAGATGGGCTATTTATTTAATTTTTATTTGTTTCACAATTGCGAGCTATGCAAATGAGACAACTTTTAGTTTTGAAAGTGATGGTGATTTTGAAATAGAAAAAATTGATCATGACAAAAAAATTATAATTCTAAGAAAACCCAATGGTGAACTCTTCGAAATCCCCATGGATTTTAAAATTAAACCTCCTGAATTTGAAAAAGTCATAATCCCTTTAGATGGCGCTTCTCATCGTGATCACCTCGCAAAACGCGGTGAATTTAAGCAAGAACTCATACGTGAATATCAAGCTAAATCAATTGATCCTCCAGAGCTTAAAAAACTTGTCTTGATTGCTATTGAAGATTATACCAATCGCATGGCAATGATTGGCGACTTTCCAAGTTATGATTATGTCAAAGAGCAATGTCGAGAGATTCTAAAGCACCGACCAAAAGACCCTTTTACACTAGCTTTCACTCACAACTACCTTCACCAGAAAATCAACATTAGCAATCAGTCCATAAAAAAATACTCGCCTTATGTAAGAGCTATGTTCGAAAACTGGACTTCCTACCATGTCAAAGAAATGAGTACACTTTCAAACACTCGAAAATGGTTAACCGAACTTACAGATGATCCTCATCAACTACGATACGCATGGTGGCATTTATACGACGTGATTATTGACCGAAGAAACGATGTTGAAAATATAAAAACACTCCTTAAAGACAACCCAAAGATACACCCTTGGATCATGAACATGCTAAAAGGCCAGCTTAATGTAAAACAGGCTTGGGACGTAAGAGGTAGCGGATATGCTAGTACAGTTAAAAAAGAGGCTTGGCCCATTTTCCATGAGCATTTAAACAAAGCAGGCGAATTTTATACTAAAGCTTTTGAAATCAATCCAAAATGTCCTGAAGCTCCCCAAAGAATGATTACTATTGCTACCGCCGGCCAATCTGAAAAAACTGCTCTTGAATGGTTTTATGAAGCTGTCAAAATCGAATTCGATTACTACCCTGTTTACAATACATATATTTGGGCTATTCAACCGCGCTGGGGAGGTTCACAAGCACAACTCGTGCAATTCGGAAAGGCCTGTGCTGCAACCAAGCGTTACGACACGCAAATCCCCCTCATGATTTGGGGAACAATCCGTGCAATACGTAAAGATTATGATAATCGTAAGCAAGCCTGGGCTAAAATTCAGGAATTCAACATTGTAGATATTACCGAAGAAATGCTCTTAGGTTACTACCATGCAAAAAATGAAAATATTCGATTCAAAAAAGATCCTATCAATTTTGGAGATAGGTATTTAGAACTCTGTATTTACACCGAACAATTTAACAAAATCGATAAACTTGAGCAAATGTATTCATCAGAAAATTTAGATTTTGGTGAAGCTAAAACAAATATACGTGATTTAAAGATTTTTAAATCTGCTGCTCATATAGAACACTCCGAATATAGTGACAAACTCAAATACATTGCTTCTCAAGTATTGTCAGACTTTAGCAATACTGCCCTAAGTCAAATAGAACTTGAGGATCTTAAAACATACCTCGAAGAGCTCAAAACTATCCAATCTAACAATTCTTCTATAGCTCTAAAACCCGTACTTGATCTCTTAGAACTACGAATCAAAACAGAAATCACTTTACAAAATGGCGAATGGGTGGAAATTGATTTCACCAAAGATTTAGCAAATCTTTTCACAAATAACATCAGCTCAGTACAAGTGATTGATAAGTCATCTGTTATTATAGACTCCATAAAAGCTAGCTCTTTTAAATACCATCGGGCTATGGATAGCCATTTTGAAATAGAATATGAAGTTGAGCATTTAGACAATTATAATCAGATTTCGATGTTCACATTCGTAGCAGTTCCTGAAAAACACAGCAATAGAGTGAGCGTCCATATTGATGGGAAGAAAACTTTAACCGGTCACGAAGTTCCTAGTAAAAAAATCTGGACAGCATGCTTTTTACCTAAAGCTGAATCATATAAAATGAATATAAAACTTTGGGAAGACACACTTCAATACGATGTCAATGATGGTAATTATTTCGACATTATCAAAATAGATTTAGATAAAATAAAGCGCTTTCAAATCGGTGCCAGTTACAATAATTACCCAAAGGGAAAGTTTAAATTATCTAATCTGAGATTTAGAATTCATAAAACTCAAAACCCTGACCTTGCTTCCAATAAAAAACATAGAGAATACCTTCAAACAACAAAGTTATTAGAAACTAATGCTGCAGTAAACGTCTACCTCGGCAATAAACTAGAGCACCAAAAGAAATTTACTGAAGCTAAAACCTATTTCGAAAAAGCTTATCAATTAAGCCCGTCAGAATTTAATGCTTACCATCTTGCTATTGCTTATAAAAATCTAGATGAATATGAAGATGCTCTACCGTTATTTCAAAAAATCATAAGTTCCAAAGTACAAGGGGTGATTATTAAAAGAAGCATTGACTATACAGTAGCTATCCTATTAAAAGCGCCTAATAACGATCTTGCAGAACAACTTACAAAACGGCTTGAAGATCAGCTCAAAAAAGCAAAGGGTGGTCAAGTTTACAATCTAAAAGTCAATATATGTAAACTGGCAGCTTCTATGCAGAATCAAAATAAAGTAAATCAAATCATTTCAGAGATCCAGCAACTCAAACTCAATAAAGGTCAAAAAAACAAACTTAAAAAGCTCAAAAAAGAACTTCAAGCTTTAAGGAAAACAAACTTTACAAAAGCAGCTTAA
- a CDS encoding sulfatase family protein produces the protein MNPYRLFTLLLLCACGAFAKQTELLNIVMILSDDQAYADYSFMGHTLIDTPRIDKLASESVVYERGYVATSVCGPSITTIITGLYSHQNGQTGNDPLSGISRKPWIEKFKECPQVPALLASKGYLSLQTGKYWHADPKNSGFTHDMGPTLRHGSEYSLSIGRETMQPIYDFIDEAQSQNKPFLIWYAPFMPHTPHTPPKRLEDKYQALGAKGQSKYYAMCEWFDETCGQLLDYLDQKKLTDKTMIVYICDNGWGSMGRGSVKASPHEQGVRTPIMIKWPGKLSPQVDKENLASNIDIVPTILAAAGVEIPKELPGIDLLDFNAVNNRDSIFLGCFTHDMLDVNRPEAGLRARSYVGKKWKLTVWSTPDPKLDLKGWQKPTPEDKIELFDLKNDPMQKKNLANQNPEKVSKLKKEIDAWWNP, from the coding sequence ATGAATCCCTATAGACTTTTCACCCTACTGCTACTTTGTGCTTGTGGCGCTTTTGCCAAGCAAACTGAACTCCTCAACATCGTCATGATCCTCAGTGATGACCAAGCTTATGCTGACTATAGTTTTATGGGCCACACGCTCATTGATACGCCACGCATCGATAAACTTGCGAGTGAGAGCGTGGTCTATGAACGCGGCTATGTGGCGACTTCAGTCTGCGGCCCTTCCATCACCACTATCATTACGGGGCTTTATTCACACCAAAATGGCCAAACGGGTAACGATCCACTTTCGGGAATTAGCCGTAAACCATGGATTGAGAAATTTAAAGAATGCCCACAAGTGCCAGCTCTACTGGCTAGCAAAGGCTACCTTTCTCTACAAACGGGTAAGTACTGGCATGCGGATCCAAAAAACTCAGGTTTCACCCATGACATGGGCCCTACTCTTCGCCATGGCTCCGAATATTCCTTGAGTATTGGACGCGAAACGATGCAACCCATTTATGATTTTATTGACGAAGCTCAGTCTCAAAACAAACCCTTCCTCATTTGGTATGCGCCCTTCATGCCTCACACACCTCACACACCACCAAAGCGTTTGGAAGATAAGTACCAAGCCCTGGGGGCTAAGGGGCAATCCAAATACTATGCGATGTGCGAATGGTTCGATGAGACTTGCGGCCAATTGCTCGATTATCTCGATCAAAAGAAGCTGACTGATAAGACCATGATTGTTTATATCTGTGATAATGGCTGGGGTAGCATGGGCAGAGGCTCCGTGAAAGCTTCTCCGCATGAACAAGGCGTTCGCACTCCTATCATGATCAAATGGCCCGGTAAGCTTTCTCCTCAAGTGGACAAAGAAAATTTAGCGAGCAATATCGACATCGTCCCCACTATTCTTGCTGCCGCTGGCGTCGAGATACCCAAAGAACTTCCTGGCATCGATCTCCTAGATTTTAATGCGGTTAATAATCGCGATAGCATTTTCCTCGGCTGCTTCACACACGACATGCTCGATGTCAATCGCCCAGAAGCAGGCCTACGCGCCCGTTCATACGTCGGTAAAAAATGGAAACTCACCGTATGGAGCACACCCGATCCAAAACTTGATTTAAAAGGCTGGCAGAAACCTACTCCAGAAGATAAAATCGAGCTCTTTGACCTCAAAAATGACCCCATGCAGAAAAAGAACCTCGCCAATCAAAACCCCGAAAAAGTCAGTAAGCTCAAAAAAGAAATCGATGCCTGGTGGAATCCATAA
- a CDS encoding acetylxylan esterase: MKTDFIHNYDFDPTYGYGLQELLKVSSPNEPRKYKNFWKQLYQETVDFPVDFSIEYLEEREKCQVYFLDYQSTHGVRIRGWLTTPKDRAVEKALIISHGYGGRHEPDFHLPFEDSALFFPCSRGLGRSHHYPISPEPKWHVRHNIHDRREYIIGHCVQDLWVAVSIAEKLFPQVRGRVGLMGISFGGGIGVMASAWDSRIKKAHFNIPTFGNQTLRLELPSFGSAKSLQDLHKREPRMVEKTLAYFDAATSAKYIQIPVHFACALFDPYVAPPGQFAIYNALTENKELFVLSAGHFDYDDKEKEQRQLLLELKDFFKDL, translated from the coding sequence ATGAAAACTGACTTTATACACAACTACGATTTTGATCCCACTTACGGCTATGGACTTCAAGAACTTCTTAAAGTCTCAAGCCCGAATGAGCCTAGGAAATATAAAAATTTCTGGAAACAACTCTACCAAGAAACAGTAGATTTCCCTGTTGATTTCTCGATTGAATACTTGGAAGAAAGAGAAAAATGCCAAGTCTATTTTCTCGACTATCAATCGACCCATGGAGTCCGCATTAGAGGTTGGTTAACAACACCAAAAGATCGCGCGGTTGAAAAAGCTTTGATAATTTCTCACGGCTATGGTGGCCGACATGAGCCGGATTTCCATTTACCCTTCGAAGATTCCGCCCTCTTTTTTCCCTGTAGTCGAGGACTTGGGCGTAGTCACCACTACCCTATATCTCCTGAGCCAAAATGGCATGTGCGTCACAATATTCACGATCGGCGTGAATACATAATCGGTCATTGTGTTCAGGATTTATGGGTAGCTGTCAGTATTGCTGAAAAACTATTCCCTCAAGTACGCGGCCGAGTCGGCCTCATGGGCATTAGCTTTGGTGGAGGGATTGGTGTCATGGCGAGTGCCTGGGACTCCCGAATCAAAAAAGCACACTTCAACATTCCTACCTTTGGCAATCAAACTCTACGGCTAGAACTCCCCTCATTTGGCAGTGCCAAAAGTCTACAAGATCTCCATAAAAGAGAACCTCGAATGGTGGAAAAAACTCTTGCTTACTTCGATGCGGCAACAAGTGCTAAATACATACAAATTCCCGTTCATTTTGCCTGCGCACTTTTTGATCCTTACGTAGCTCCACCTGGACAATTCGCTATTTATAATGCCCTCACAGAAAACAAGGAATTATTCGTTTTAAGTGCTGGACACTTTGACTATGACGACAAGGAAAAAGAACAACGTCAACTACTCCTAGAACTCAAGGATTTTTTCAAAGACTTATAA
- a CDS encoding hydrolase subunit — MLKFIKKGLSTNYEAKDCLPTYGEQFRGLSPKGLMDQGAYQEACVLFGEQVNCLEFILAPEIEFSEAGSIIITGVPYQEIKLDDELLLRHKVYHVQVGQRLRFSQKLKGFRTYLSYMNKIADRASDQRTYAERYPNAAPEGVIRLMKGPEFAQLANPEVILEQGWQVGSQLSTMGMALTKWGESLALNSKGKMISSAVADGTMQMTPKGPFILLRHRQTIGGYPRIFNVTSEDIDRLAQLGPRDFIRFKLLL, encoded by the coding sequence TTGCTTAAGTTTATCAAAAAAGGTTTGAGTACAAACTATGAAGCCAAGGATTGTTTGCCTACTTATGGCGAGCAATTTCGTGGGCTGAGTCCTAAGGGGCTTATGGATCAAGGCGCGTATCAGGAAGCCTGTGTGCTTTTTGGTGAACAGGTGAATTGCCTGGAATTTATTTTAGCGCCAGAAATCGAGTTTTCAGAAGCGGGAAGCATAATCATTACGGGTGTTCCTTATCAAGAAATTAAACTGGATGATGAGCTTTTGCTTCGTCACAAAGTTTATCATGTGCAAGTGGGCCAGCGCTTGCGCTTTTCGCAAAAACTCAAAGGCTTTCGCACTTACTTAAGCTACATGAATAAAATTGCCGATCGTGCCAGTGATCAAAGGACTTATGCAGAACGTTACCCCAACGCAGCTCCCGAAGGAGTGATTCGCTTAATGAAGGGACCAGAGTTTGCACAGCTCGCAAACCCCGAAGTGATCCTTGAACAAGGCTGGCAAGTGGGAAGTCAGCTCAGTACAATGGGCATGGCTTTGACAAAATGGGGCGAATCACTGGCTTTAAATAGTAAGGGGAAAATGATTTCATCTGCGGTCGCCGACGGCACTATGCAAATGACTCCCAAAGGCCCTTTTATCTTGCTACGCCACCGTCAAACAATCGGCGGCTACCCTCGCATCTTTAACGTCACCTCAGAAGATATCGACCGCCTCGCTCAGCTCGGCCCCCGCGATTTTATTCGCTTTAAGCTGCTTTTGTAA
- a CDS encoding DUF2059 domain-containing protein has translation MKRLLSLLLFFSVFFTLNAADSYTSTLAEFLEASGVTSTHKKLANDLATKFGVSTTDSKYTKVLGEQISKLNSDLTPIYKQYVTENDLKSMIKFFKSPVGKGFVDAQPEILEKSVGVISEWKSGLKDTLLKSGGDALKKSLPGFSF, from the coding sequence ATGAAGCGCTTACTAAGTTTATTACTCTTTTTCTCCGTATTTTTCACTCTCAATGCTGCGGATTCTTACACGTCGACACTTGCTGAATTTCTCGAAGCTTCTGGTGTTACCTCCACTCATAAAAAGCTAGCTAATGATCTAGCCACTAAATTTGGCGTTTCGACAACAGATTCGAAATATACCAAAGTTCTCGGCGAACAAATCTCTAAGCTCAACTCAGACCTCACACCTATATATAAACAGTACGTGACTGAGAATGACTTGAAATCCATGATCAAATTCTTCAAGAGCCCGGTTGGCAAAGGCTTTGTAGACGCTCAACCAGAAATTTTAGAAAAATCTGTTGGCGTTATCTCAGAGTGGAAATCAGGACTCAAAGACACCCTCCTAAAAAGTGGTGGCGATGCCCTGAAAAAATCACTCCCCGGCTTTTCCTTCTAA
- a CDS encoding LamB/YcsF family protein — MKINCDIGERGIDNVIDQELITLVDIANLACGGHAGDADSIKFFRNLADENDVQITAHLSYPDKENFGRISMDLSSEELLNALDQQYALVSDIKWIKFHGALYNDLNKDRELAQVIYHWLIKNKIEVLLCPQNSAIAQLCETEQLIHIMPEVFAERAYIYDGEKQQFALMPRGKKGAVLESLEEALIHSEQLLQGTVFTHEEDGTKVCREIYGESICIHSDATIALELAKELRGRLA, encoded by the coding sequence ATGAAGATCAATTGTGATATAGGTGAACGAGGCATAGATAATGTCATTGATCAAGAATTGATCACGCTAGTGGATATTGCGAATCTCGCATGCGGCGGACATGCGGGTGATGCGGACTCCATAAAATTTTTCAGAAATTTAGCCGATGAAAATGACGTTCAAATCACTGCCCACCTCTCTTATCCCGATAAAGAGAATTTTGGGCGGATAAGTATGGATCTAAGCTCAGAGGAGCTTCTGAATGCACTGGATCAGCAATATGCCTTAGTCAGCGATATCAAATGGATTAAGTTTCACGGAGCTCTCTACAATGATTTAAATAAGGACAGAGAGCTAGCCCAAGTGATTTATCACTGGCTTATAAAAAATAAGATTGAAGTCTTGTTATGTCCGCAAAATTCCGCAATAGCGCAATTATGTGAGACTGAACAGCTGATTCACATCATGCCCGAAGTCTTTGCGGAGCGCGCGTATATTTACGATGGAGAAAAGCAACAATTTGCTCTCATGCCCCGTGGTAAGAAAGGCGCGGTTTTAGAGAGTTTAGAAGAGGCGCTGATTCATAGTGAGCAACTCTTACAAGGTACAGTGTTCACTCATGAAGAGGATGGAACAAAAGTCTGTCGCGAAATTTATGGTGAGAGTATCTGCATTCATTCTGATGCGACAATTGCCTTAGAACTCGCAAAAGAACTACGGGGTCGCCTTGCTTAA
- a CDS encoding FKBP-type peptidyl-prolyl cis-trans isomerase yields the protein MITKNQVVSLDYFIKDEKGNTLESSAEGLLTYLHGYGHLPIALERALEGKDQGTHVSLTLPPVQCFGERNEELFRVVGPEMFEDGLEIKAGLSFQNMTEHGPQLIRVVKVDGNQITIDSNHPYAGKNLTWDVVVLSMRHANAEEMQQGYASGMYTGKGCGARKSCEDRNACTTEDKSCHDHDHSQGCSH from the coding sequence ATGATTACAAAAAATCAGGTTGTGAGTCTGGATTACTTTATTAAGGATGAAAAGGGCAATACGCTCGAGAGTTCAGCGGAGGGCTTATTAACATATTTACATGGCTATGGTCACTTGCCAATCGCACTGGAAAGAGCTCTGGAAGGTAAAGATCAGGGAACGCATGTTTCTTTAACGCTTCCTCCAGTTCAATGTTTTGGAGAACGAAATGAAGAACTCTTTAGAGTTGTTGGGCCCGAGATGTTTGAGGATGGGCTCGAGATTAAGGCGGGCTTGAGTTTTCAGAATATGACCGAGCATGGGCCTCAGCTCATTCGCGTGGTTAAAGTCGATGGAAATCAAATTACAATTGATTCCAACCACCCCTACGCAGGGAAAAACTTAACTTGGGACGTGGTGGTCTTATCCATGCGTCACGCCAATGCTGAAGAAATGCAACAGGGCTATGCCTCGGGCATGTACACGGGTAAGGGCTGCGGAGCTCGCAAATCTTGCGAAGATCGCAATGCCTGCACAACTGAAGACAAATCCTGCCACGACCACGATCATAGCCAAGGCTGCAGTCATTAG